The Streptomyces racemochromogenes DNA segment TGGCCGTCACCCCCCAGGCCTACCGGCGGGCCCATGAACTCCCCGGCTGGTACGAGACGTTCGCCGCGCTCACCCCCGCCAGCCGCTGGCTGCCCGCCGCGCCGGGCGAGGCCCCGGACGGGGAGCGGCTCGCGGCCCTCGCCGCCGCCCTCCCGGCCGGGGCGGGCATCGTCAAGGACTACGTGAAGTCCCGCAAGCACGAGTGGCGCGAGGCCTGCCACCTCCCCGACCTCGCCGACCGCCCCGCCGTGCACCGCGTGGTCAGCCGGTTCGTCGAACTCCAGGACGAGTTCCTCGCGGGCGGGATCGTCCTGCGGGCCTTCGAGCGCTTCACCGGTCCCGAGGTCCGCGTCTGGTGGCGCGACGGGGAACCCCGCCTGGCCACCCCCCACCCGGACCACCCCGAGCCCGCCGCCGCGCTCCCCGCCGCCGCGCTCGAACCGGTCCGGTCCGCCGTCGGGGCGCTCGGCTGCCGCTTCGTCACCACCGACCTGGCGCTGCGCGAGGACGGGGTCTGGCGGGTCGTCGAGGTGGGCGACGGCCAGGTCAGCGACCTGCACCCGGCGGTCGACCCGGCCGTCCTCGCCGGCCTGCTGACGGCCGGTTAGCGCTCCTGCGCACGCCTGCGGCCTTCTGGTACAACACCGCCCATGACGGGATTCGAGATCACCGGCGCGAGCGCCGCCGACATGGAACTGCTGCGTACCTGGGCCGACGCGGAGGGCTGGAACCCGGGGGACGGCGACCGCTTCGCCTTCGCGGTCGCCGACCCGGACGGCTTCCTGGTCGGGAGGCGCGACGGGGAGCCGGTGGCCTGCATCTCCGCCGTGCGCTACGGCACCGGGTTCGGCTTCATCGGCTTCTACATCGCCCGGCCCGACGTACGCGGGCAGGGCTTCGGCATCCGGCTGTGGCAGGCGGGGATGGACCGGCTCAAGGGGCGGCTCGTCGGACTCGACGGGGTGGTCGAACAGCAGGACAACTACCGCAAGTCCGGCTTCCGTTCCGCCTGGACCAACATGCGCTACGAGGGCGTTCCCCGCCCCGCCGGCACGGCCCCGGACGGCGGTGCGGGCGAGGCGGACGGCGGCGTGGAGATCGTGGACGCCGCCTCGCTGCCCTTCGCGCGGCTCGCCGCCTACGACCGCCGCTTCTTCCCGGAGCCGCGGGACGCCTTCCTCGCCGCCTGGACCTCGCTGCCCGGCAGGACCGCGCTCGCGGCCGTCCGGGACGGCCGGATCGAGGGCCTCGGCGTGGTCCGCCCCTGCAGCGGAGCCTCCCGGATCGGCCCGCTCTACGCCGCCGCCCCGGAGGCGGCCGCCGCCCTCGTCCGGCGGCTCGCCGGGCACGCCCCCGGCGGGGAGGTGGCGGTGGACGTGCCCGACGCGAATCCGGCGGCGGCGGCGGTGGCCACCGGCCTGGGGCTGACCCCGTCCTTCGAGACGGCCCGCATGTACACCGGGCCGGCGCCGGACGTCGAGCTGGCCGGGCTGTACGGGGTCACCAGTCTCGAACTGGGCTGAGCGGCCGGCGGCAGGGGCGGACGGCGGCCGGGGCCGGACGGCGGTCGCACGGCGCCGCCCGGCCGGACCGGGGTCCCTCAGATGCCGAAGAGCACCCCGGTGGTGCTGCGCAGCCCGCAGGGGTTGCCGAAGGTGTACGTGTAGCTCAGCCGACGGCCCTGCCAGACGCCCTCGGCGGTGACGGTCACCGGGTTCCACTCCCTGGTGCAGGCGGTGTCGGGCCGGGGAGCGGCGAGGGCGTCCAGCGAGGCCCCGGCGGCCCGCAGTTCGGCGCAGGCCGCCGCCGGGGCCGGGTGCGTGCCGCCCGGCCGCGGCGCGCACACCAGCGTCGCCGCGCGCAGCACCGTCCCGTTGGCGGTGTCCTCCCCGGCCGTCACGCTGACCACGAGCGCGGACGGCGAGTAGAGGCTCTGCGTTCCGGCCGGCGCCGCGTCGGCGGCTCCCGTTCCGGCGAGCGCGGTGAGGGCGGTGAGGGCCATTGCTCCGGAAGCCAGTCCCAGACTCCTGGTGATGGACCGCATTTCGAACACTCCTCGGGTCGGCGTTTCGGATAACGGACGGGAGTCTTGCCGATCCGGAGCGTGAACGCCCGTTCGTGCGACCGTTTCTCGTCACCGATCGTGAGTGCATGAGCGCAGTCCGCAGCCGTGGCCGTCCGCCCGGTGACGCCGTGACCTGTGGGGGAGGGATCGCGGGAAACGGCCGAACACCCCTCCCCGAAAGGTTTGGAGCGCCCTTCAGGGGCCCGCCACCGAACGCGGGGAGTAAAGGTCGAGCAGCCGGGTGCGGGTCTGGTGGAGCCGGACGGCGAGGACCCGCCCGACCCAGTGCCCGATCGCGGAGCCGAAGGCGGGATCGGCGTCCATCAGCATCCGCACGGTCGCCCCGTCGAACTCGTAGGAGCGCACCGGGGTCATGGCCTCGGCGCTCAGCTGCCACACGTACGGCGGGAACAGCCACGACCAGCCCACGAGCTCCCCGGGACCGAGGCTCTCCACGGGCGCGGGCGTACGGCGGCCGGGCAGCGGGATCTCCAGGGTCACCGTGCCGGAACGCACGATCCAGAACGTCTGGGCCGGCCCGCCCTCGTCAAAGAGCCGCGCGCCCTCGGGGAAGTTGACCTCACGGGCGTGCGCCATCAGCCGGCCGCGGTGCTCGGCCGACAGGACGGCGGCGATCCGGATGGAGGAAGGTGTGCTCACGACGGCCTCCGATCACGACCCCCCACGAGCCTCTGGTCCCCCCAGTGTCGCCGACCGGGCCCGGATCGGGGCGTGCCGCGGCACGGGAACCGTCGGTCGCGCGCCGGCCACCGAGGGTGGCGGGCGGCGGCACCGGGCCGACGCCCCTGAGCGTCGCCCGTACCCCGGCGGAAGAAACCCCTCCGTCGGCCGCCGGGTGCTACTCCTCGGCATTGGCCTCCAGGCAGGCCAGCTCCATCGCGTCGAGCACCGCCTCGTGGCTGCGCCCGCTCAGCTCCGCCACGTTCTCGATCTGCGCCGTCGCCCAGGCGGCCAGGGTCATCACCAGCACCCGCAGCCCGTCCGTACCGTGGTCGTCGAGGATCGCGTCGGCGACCGTCATGGCGTCCTCCGGCACCTGCTCCGGCGGCTCCAGGCCGGCGAGACCGCGCAGCATCGCCAGGGTGCGGCGGGAGATCTCCGGCGTGATCCTCGCCAGCCGCATGTCCTCGTCGTCGTCCATCAGCCCCACCCTCCCGTTGCCGGCTGCCCCTCAGGGCACGGTAGAGGCGTACCGGCGTGCGCGGGGCGGTTTTGGCCAGGTGGCCGCGTGTGAAGGGATGGCCTCCGCTTGCCGGAATTGACGCCTCCGCGGACGGACGGGTGAGGCGGGGCGCTCCCGTGCCTTCCGCCCGGTACGACCGGCCGGTAACTTGTCGGCCGCAGCCGCCCGGAGCGGGCGGCCGGAGCGGGCGGGAGCGAGATGAAGAGCCTCGTACGGGTGCTGCTGAGCGTGCTGTTCCTGGCGGCCGGAGCGCTGCCGGCCGCCGCCGCCCCTGCGGCGCGCCCGCCGGGACCGGCCCCGGCGGCCACGTCCGCAACGGCACCCGCCCCGGCGGCGGACACCGCCTGGACGCCCCCGCTCTCCACCCGGGGCCGCTACGTCGTCGACGCCCGGGGGGAGCGGTTCCGGCTGCGCTCGGGCAACTGGGACGGCGCCCAGGGCTCCTGGAACGGCTCCGGCGACCGGACCGACCCCGCCACCCACCACAGCGGACAGGACTCCCACGGCATCCCGCTCGGCCTCGACCGGGTCCCGGTGCCCGCGCTGCTCGCGGACTTCCGCGCCCTCGGCCTCAACAGCATCCGGCTGCCCTTCTCCAACGAGATGCTCCACACCACCGCCCCCGTCCCGGACGCGGCCGTCGCCGCCAACCCGGCCCTGCGCGGCCGGACCCCGCTCCAGGTCTTCGACGCCGTCGTCGCCGCCCTGACCGACGCGGGCTTCGCCGTCATCCTCAACAACCACACCGGAACCACCCGCTGGTGCTGCGGCCTCGACGGCAACGAACGCTGGAACAGCGGCCGTTCCACCGCCCAGTGGGCCGACGACTGGGTCTCGGTCGCCCGCCGCTACCGCGACAACCCGCGCGTGGTCGGAGCCGACCTCTACAACGAGGTCCGCCGCGACACCTGGGACGACCCCAACTGGGGCCTGGGCGACGGCCACGACTGGCAGGCCGCCTCCCAGGAGGCCGCCGACCGGATCCTCACCGAGGCCAACCCGGACCTGCTGATCGTCGTCGAGGGCATCAACTGGACCGGCATCCCCCTCGACGGACTCCCCCACGAGCGCCCCACCCTCACCCCCGTGCGGACCCTCTCGCACACCCTCGTCGTCTCCGGCAAGCTCGTGTACTCCGCCCACTTCTACGGGTACACCGGCCCCCGGCACAGCGGAGCGACCGGCCTCGGCGAGACCCACGACCCCCGCTACCAGGACATGAGCCGGGCCCAGCTCGAACAGACCCTCTACGACCAGGCCTTCTTCGTCTCCGCCGAGACCGGCACCCACTTCAGCGCCCCCGTCTGGATCAGCGAGTTCGGCATCGGCGCGGACGAGACGGGCGCCGCCCCGCGCGCCTGGTTCCAGAACCTCACCTCCTACCTGGCCGGCTCCGACGCCGACTTCGCGTACTGGCCGCTCGTCGGCTGGAGCACCACCGCCCAGGGCGCGCCGGGCGGCGACAGCTGGGCCCTGCTCCGCTACGACTCCACCGGCCGCCGCAGCGGAGCCCTGGACCCCGCCGACTGGCGCACCGCCCCCCTGACCGCCCTGACCACCGCCCCCGGCCGCACCGGGCGCGTCCCCGCCACCCCGGCCTGGTACCAGCTCAGCACCGACCACCGGGACCACAACGCCTCCCTGCGCACCCGCGCCTCCGGAGACTGGGACAGCGGCGCCCGCAAGGCCGTCTGCCCGGACGGCGCCCGGCTGACCGGCCTCGCCCACACCGGCGGCCGGGGCCTGTGCACCACCTCGGACCTGCGTGCCCCGGCCGGCGGCCACACGGTGGTCCGCGACGAGGCGTACGTCCCGCCGGGCGGCGACTGGGCGGGCGGCTACACCAAGCTCCAGTGCCCGGCCGGGCAGTTCCTGATCGGGTACAGCCTGCGCGGCGAGCGCGTCTCCGCGGCCCTGTGCGCCCCGGCCCGCACCGCCCTCCCGCCGGCCGCCGGCCGCACCCTCTGGTTCGACCGCGGCGACAACCGCCCGCCGGGAGCCGGCGGCGGCGACTTCGCCCGGGGCCACTACAAGGGCCAGTGCGCGCCCACCGAATACGCGGCGGGCATCGCCTTCACCACCCGCGCCGCCTCCCGCCCCTCCCCAGCCGCCCTCCTGTGCCGCCCGCTGGTCTACGGCTTGTCTGAAGTCGCGATCAATGGGGGAGATGCGTCCTCCGGTGATCGTTCGGCGACCGTTCGCGTGGCGGCCTGACCACCAAGGTCCACCTCGCTTCGGATCCGCGCTGCCGCCCGCTCTGCTTCGTCCCGACCGAGGCACAGGCCGCCGACAGCCCCCGGCTCATCCCGCGCCAACCGTGCCTACCTGCGCAAACGGAAGGTCAAAGCGGAGATCCCGGAGAAGGCGGACCAGTCCGCCGACCGCAAGAAGAAGGGCAGCTTCAGAGCCCGAGCTTGAACCCGTCATGGCTGCGGATGAAGCCGAGTCCGGCGTAGAAGCGGTGCGCGTCCTCGCGCTGCTTGTTGCTCGTCAGCTGGACCAGTCCGCAGCCACGCTCGCGTGCTCGCGTCATCGCACGTTCCATCAAGACCCGGCCCAGCCCGCCGCCTCGCCGGTCCGCGCGGATCCGCACCGCCTCGATCAGGACCCGCTCGGCGCCTCCCTTGCCGAGCCCGGGGATGTACGTCGCCTGCAGGCAGCCCACCACCGTCCCGCCCTCACCCTGACCGTCGGCGTCCTCAACAAGGACCAGCATCTCGTTGCGCGGGTCCGCGTCGATCTCCGCGAAGGCGTCCTCGTACGCCTCCGTGACCGTGACAGTCGCCGGGTCCACCACCCGATCCTCATCGGCCAGCAGGGCGAGGACCACGGGCAGGTCGGTGCGGGTTGCGAGGCGCAACGTAAGAACCGGGGCGGGAACAGGCTCAGCGAACATGCGCAGACCCTAACCGGCCCCACGCATGAAGCTGTCAACCACCCCGCCGCCTGGTCACGACTTCAGACAGCCGCTAGTGCGCGGGCGGCTTCACGAGTGCCGCGAACGGCTCCCGCGCCGTGGCACTGTGAAAGAAATACAGACCGTAACTCGTGGCGGTCTCCTCCGAGTCCAGAGGACTGGGCTGCCGTGCTTCCTCGTTCTTCAGTGCAATCGTGGCCTGCAGGTAGCTGGACTGCCAGCCGTCCGCGGTCTTGTTCACGACCCACCAGATGGTGGCGTAGCGCGGGCGGCGAGTCGCATTGAGGATCTCATTGCTGTAATAGACTCGGGCCTGATATCTGAGGTACTCGTCTCCCGGTTCGGCCACCCACTTGGGTGCGTCCGTCACATGGGAGAGCGAGTCGTCCCATGAGGCGGTGCCCGAAGGCAGGAAGTCGTTGCTCAGCGTGGCGCGATCCGTCCTCATGACCACGGCCTCGGCGTCGCCTTCGAGCGAGTCGAATTGCGAGTTCGCGGGGATGGTCAGGACCCTTTCTTCGCTCATGACGTCACCTGCCTCCATGAAGGAACCACCGCCTTTCACAATGACCTCGCCGGAGCTGATCAAATCAAGCCCCATCACGCTGATGTTCCGCTCCACGGTGCCGCCGTCCCGGATGTCGGCTTTCCACTCCGCTATCCCCCTGTCCTTTTCGGTGAAATCCGCCGAACGTCCGTACACCCTGTACAGGGTCCCCAGGATGTAGAGCGGGACCTTTCCGTTGTTCTTGACGGTCACGGTCATCGGAACATAAAGGACGGTGTGTTTGGTGTTCAGCTGAGGCTCTCCGAACTTGACCACGATGTCCATGGTGAGGGGGCTTGAGTACGGCACGTAGACGCGGGAGTAGAGCAGGTTTCCGATGGATATGAGTCCGGCCACTGCCGCACCGGTCGCCACCTTCTTGGGATGGGGCGACTGCCTCCATATCTGCTGGGGGCTGATCCTCCGCAGTGCCCAGAAGGCCCAGACCAGGACGGTGGGCCAGACCCATGCGTAAGGGCTGTATTCTCCGGCGTCGATCTGCATGGCGAGGAGAAGGGCGTTCAAGGCCAGTGCGATGACGACACCCACGAGAACGGCCGCTCCGGAGTAGACCCAGCGTCGTTTCCCCAAATAGTCGAAGGCGCAGACCGCCGCAATCATCTCCACGATGCTGGCAAAGAGGAACGTCGCGCCTGCCACGCGCCCCCCGAACGTCAGGGCGTCCGAGACGTCCGTCTTGCCTATCTTGCCGAGCACGCCGGCGGTGACGAGAAGGCCCGCGGCTATCAGGGCCGAAGTCGCCCGCCGTCTCCAAGGCCGGTCCGGCCAGACCTCGGCGCCCCCACCCCGCCAGTGCACGAGCTCACCGGCCTCCAGGTCCACGTCATCCGGGACCTCGGCACGGCGCAGCAGGCCGCGCAGGTCTCGCGGAGACCAGGCCCGCCCCACGACCTGACCCCGGACGCGGACATCCCTCAACCCACGACTGTCCGGAGGCTCCACCACGATCAGAGGCTGCGGGTTCACGGCATCAGCCTGACCCGGACGGAGGCGAGGCCGCATGCCGGCCGACCCTGGAGGTGCGGCGATGTGGTGCCGAGACGTCCAGGTCGCAGTGCGCGTCCCCCTCGCGCCCGGCGCTACTCCGAGTGGGCTATGGGGGCCGGCGGGTCAAGCGGGTTGACCGGCGTGGGGATCGAGCGTCCGGCGCCGAGCGCCGGGAGGCCGCGGCTGACCTTCGGGGCGCGCCGTGGTCTAGCCCCGGCGGCCGTGGTGGACGTGCTCCAGTACCTGGCGGAGCAGGGCCGTGACGTGCTCGTCGTGCAGTTCGTAGACCACGCTGCGCCCGTCGCGGCGTCCGGCCACCAGGTCGAGGTGGCGCAGCAGGCGCAGGTGGTTGGAGACGGTGGGCTGGCCGAGGCCGAGGGCGTCGGCCAGTTCGCCGACCGAGCAGGGGGCGTGCAGCAGCCGGGCCAGGATGCGGATCCGGGCGGGTGAGGCGAGACCTTGCATGACCTCGGCGACCGCTGCCGCGTCGGGCTCGGTGAGCGTGGGCTGCGGTTCCGGGGCTGGTTCCATGGGGCCACCCTAGATCGGAGATCAGGACGTGCACACGTCTATATATTTCGATGTGCTGATATATTGATGTCATGAACGACGTGATGCGTGACGCCAAGAAGGCCGGAGAGCGCGCGGAGCTGGTCAGCGCCCTGCTCGCCCTCGCCGTCTACCTCACCGGGCTGACCCTCCAGCTCACCGGCAACGACGGCCCCGCCGCCCGGGCGCTCTTCGTGGCCGCCTACGTCTTCGGCGGGTTCTTCACCCTCCGCGAGGCCGTCGCCACCCTCCGCGCGGGCCGCTTCCAGGTCGACTTCCTGATGCTCGTCGCCGCGGCCGGAGCCGCCGCGATCGGCCGCTGGGAGGAAGGCGCCGTCCTCCTCGTCCTCTTCAGCCTCGGCCACGCCCTGGAGGAGTACGCCATGGGCCGCGCCCGGCGCTCCGTCGAGGCCCTGGGCGCCCTCGCCCCCCGCACCGCCCTCGTCCGGCGCGCCGGCGCCGTCGAGCCAGTCGAGGTGCCCGTCGAGCAGCTCGCCGTCGGGGACACCGTCCTGGTCCGCCCGCACACCCGGGTCCCGGCCGACGCCTTCGTCGCCGCGGGCAGCAGCAACGTCGACCAGTCGCCGATCACCGGCGAGAGCGTCCCCGCCGACAAGACGCCGGTGGCCGACCGGGCCGCCGCCCTCGCCGACCCCGCCGCCACCGACCCCGGCAGCCGCGTCTACGCCGGCACCGTCAACGGCTCCGGCTCCCTCGACGTCGTCGTCACCCGCCTCGCCGCCGACAACACCCTCGCCCGCGTCGTCCGCATGGTCCAGGACGCCGAGGAGCGCACCTCGCCGACCCAGCGGTTCACCGACCGCTTCCAGAAGGTCTTCGTCCCGGGCGTCCTCCTCCTCGTCGCCGCCCTGCTCGGATTCGGCGCCCTCTCCGGCGAGCCGTTCACCGACACCTTCTACCGCGCCATGGCCGTCCTCGTCGCGGCCAGCCCGTGCGCCCTCGCCATCGCCACCCCGGCCGCCGTCCTCAGCGCCGTCGGCCGCGCCGCCCGCGGGGGAGTGCTGGTCAAGGGCGGTGCGCCGCTGGAGGAGTTCGGCCGCCTGAGCACCCTCGCCTTCGACAAGACCGGCACCCTCACCGAGGGCCGCCCCCGCCTCACCGAGGCCCTGGCCGCCGACGGAGCCGGCCGCGAGGAACTGCTGCGCACGGCCCTCGCCACCCAGCGGCTCAGCGACCACCCCCTCGCCCAGGCCGTCGTACGGGACGCGCCGGCCCTGCTGGCGGGCACCCCGGCCACCGGGGCCCCGCAAGCCGTCAACCTCCGCGCCGTCATCGGCCGCGGCGTCAGCGCCGAACTCGACGGCGAGGCCGTCCACATCGGCAGCCTCTCCTACGCCGACACCCTCGCCGGCCCGCCCGTGCCGCCCACCCTGCGCGAGCGCACCGAGGAGCTCGCCCGGACCGGCCGCACCACGATGCTGGTCCGCCGCGGCGACCGCTGGCTCGGCACCCTCGGCCTGATGGACGCCCCCCGCCCGGAGGCCGCCCGGACCGTCGCCGCGCTGCGCGCCCTCGGCGTGACCCGCACGGTGATGCTCTCCGGCGACGACCAGCGCGTGGCCGACGCGGTGGCGCGCGAGGTCGGCATGGACGAGGCGCTCGGCGGCCTGATGCCGCAGGACAAGGTCACCGAGGTGGCCCGGCTGCGCCGCACCGGCCGGACCGCCATGATCGGCGACGGGGTCAACGACGCCCCCGCCATGGCCGGGGCCACCGTGGGCGTGGCCATGGGCGCGGCCGGCTCGGCCGTCGCCCTGGAAACGGCCGACATCGCCCTGATGTCCGACGACCTGCGCCGGCTCCCCTTCATCACCGGCCTCAGCCGCCGGGCGAGCCGGATCATCCGGCAGAACCTCTGGCTGAGCCTGGGCATCGTCGCCGTCCTCGTCCCGGCCACCGCGCTCGGCCTGGGCATCGGCCCGGCCGTCCTGGTCCACGAGGGCTCCACCCTGGTCGTCGTCGCCAACGCCCTGCGCCTGCTGCGCCACCGGGACGACGGCTGAACCCCGGCGCCCCGACCGCCGCGGCCGGGCGCCCGGCTCACGGGCGGCGCTCCGGGCGCTCCACCTCCAGGAAGCGCCGCCCCCGCGGCCCGCGGTACAGCAGGCACTCCCAGCCGTGCCGCTCCAGCTCCGCCGCGCAGGCCTTCAGGCGGTCCTGCTCCTGCGCGGCGGCGCCCCCGCCCGGCGGGCCGGCCCAGGTCACCTCCACCCGGTCCGCGGCGCCCGCCACCCGGTAGCCGGTCCGGGTGCGCCGGCCGGCGGGGTCCACCGCCGACGGCGGGAAGCCGGCCGCCTCCAGTACGAGGGCCACCGCGCGCGGCATCAGCCGCAGCTCCCAGGGGGCGGGCACCCCCGCCCCGCCGGCCAGCAGCCGGCGGATCTGCAGCAGCCCCTCGTACGCCGTGCGCACCTCGGCCGCCCGACCCGCGCCGGCCGTCTCGGGACCGTCGCCGGTCGCGGGCTCGAAGCCCCCCGGTTGCGTCTCCACCGCCGTCCTCCACCGTCTGAGTACCCCGTGCCGGGCGGACTGAGTATCCGCCCGGATCCCGTGCCGCGGCGCCGCTGCTGGAATGACGCCATGAACACCACGGCACCCGGAACCCCCCGCCCGCGCCTCGGCCACGTGACCGCCGCCGGCTCCGCGCTCGCGGTCGCCCTGGTCCCGCTCGTCGTCGGCGTGCTCATCGCGAAGGGCGTCGCCGCCGACCCGCACGCCCCCGTCAACGCCCTGATCACCGGCGGCGGCCAGCGCGCCGGCCTGCCCCGCGCCGAGTGGAGCCGGCGCGGCCGCGGCGCGGTGAGCCGGCTGCGGACGGCCCGCCGGGGCACCGCCCGGCGCTGCGCGGCCGTCCGCGACCGGACCCGGGCCCTCAGGAGGCCAGCGGCTCCTGGAGCTCGGTGACCCACTCCTGCGGGTCCTGCGGGCAGGCCAGCGTCAGCTCGCGGGCGTAGCCGGCCGAGCGGTGGCCGTTCGCGTCGATCCACCGGGCCAGGGCCTGCGCCGTCGGCAGTACCCCGTCCATCGGGCCCCGGTGCACCACGGTCGCCGCCCGCTCGACCCCGGGCAGGCCGACGATCCGCACCCCGGCCCCGAGGTCCTCGGCGCGCACCGCCGGCGCCACCGGGAGCCCGGCGTGCACCAGGACCGCTCCGGGCTCGCCGCCCGGAGCCTCCTCGTAGTAGGCCAGACCCGGACCGGCCGGCACCACGCCGGCGGCCTCGATCCGGCGGCACAGGTCCTCGTACAGGGGGCCGATGACCGGCCCGACGTCCTGTGGGGCGAAGCTCGCGGCCACCCCGCTCAGTTCGGCCAGCCGTACCGGCGGCAGGCTCTTCACGACGATCTCGTCCGCGGACATGGTCCCCTCGCTCTCGATGGTCCGGAGCCTCGTCTCGACCTGGACCAGGCGGGCCGCCGCCTCGGCCGCGGCGGTCTCCAGTTCCGCCCGGCGCAGCCGCAGCATCCCGCGCAGCTCCTGCGCGGTGACCTTCTCGTCGAGCACCGCCCCCACCTGTTCCAGGCTGAAGCCGAGCTCCTTGAGGGCGATCACGCGGTTGAGGCGGGCCAGCTGGCCCGCCTCGTACGAGCGGTAGCCGGTCACGGGGTCGACACGTGCCGGGCGCAGCAGTCCGAGCGCGTCGTAGTGGCGCAGCATGCGGACCGACACCCGGCCGTGCTTGGCGAAGTCTCCGATGGTGAACATGACGTGCTCCAGTGCAGGGCCTGACACGGTGTGAGGGTCAAGTCTGCCCGGCGGGGAGGTCCGTTGCGGTCAGCGGCCGTACTGGCGTACGCACAGGTCCACGATCGACGGCGGGACCGCACCCTCCGCCGCCTCGCACAGTTCCTCGCCGCGCGGCGGACGCGGCACGCGCGGCGCCGCCGGCGGCTCGGCGGGCCGGGCGCGCCGGGGCGCGAGGGGCTTCGCCGGCCGCTGCGCGGGCGGGCGGACCCTGCGCGGGGGCGCCGGCACCCGCGGGGCCGGTTCCGGCGCCGCCCCCGGGAGCTCGCCCAGCGGCAGGGGCGGCTCCGGCGGCGGATCGTGGGCGTGGCGCGCGCCGGTGACGTCCGGTGCACCGGAGGCGTCCGGCGCGTCCGCGGGCGGTACGGAGCCCCGTGCCGGGTCCGGCCCGCCGGACTCCGCGCCCACGGACACGCAGCCGGCGCTCGCGAGGAGCGCGAGGAGGGACAGGGGCAGGGCGGCCCGGCGTAACTGCATCCGACCACCATGCCGTAGTCCGGAGCCCCGCGGATCCGTGCGGTCACGCGTCCGGGTGACGGGGCGGGCCGCGCCGGGCGTTGCCGAATCGATCCTTCGGGCGGCGGCCGGAAACGGCCCCGGCGGTCGCAGAATGAGCGGGAACGCGATCGGCACGGCACGGCAGTGCGGGCGGCGGGGGAGGCGCGACCCCCGGAGCCTGGTGCCGCCGTGCCCTCGTGCGCCACTCGCCCGCCTGCCGTACGGAGTGCCGAGCATGACCGAACCAGCCGCGTCCAGCGTTCCCGGACCCAGCGACAAAACGCCCCCCGAGCCGTCCCCCTCGGGGCACGGCCCCCTCAAGGCATGGGCGGCCGTGACGGCCGTCTCCCTGGGGATCTTCTGCCTGATCACCTCCGAGCTGCTGCCCGTCGGCCTGCTCACCCCCGTCGGCGCCGACCTCGGGGTCTCCGACGGCACCGCCGGGCTGATGGTCACCGTCCCCGGACTCGTCGCGGGCCTCTGCGCGCCCCTCGTCACCGTCGGCGCCGCCCGGCTGGACCGGCGGCACGTGCTCTGCGCGCTGATCGCCCTGTCGGCCGCCGCCAACCTCGCCGCCGCGTTCGCACCCGGCTTCACGGTGCTGCTGGCCGCCCGGCTGCTCGTGGGCGTCGGCGTCGGCGGATTCTGGGCCGTCGCGGGCGGGCTCGCCGTCCGGCTGGTCCCCGGGCACCACGTCGGCCGGGCCACGGCCCTGGTCTTCGGCGGGGTTCCGACCGCCTCCGTGCTCGGCGTCCCCGCCGGGACCCTCCTCGGTGAACTGGGCGGCTGGCGGACGGCCTTCGGCGCGGTCGGCGTCCTCGGCGCCCTCACCGCCGCCGCCCTGCTCCTGCTGCTCCCCGCACTGCCCCCGTCCGGGCCCGTCACCTTCCGCGAACTGCCCGCGCTGCTGCGCCGCAACCGCGGCGTCCGGGCCGGGGTCTTCGTCACCTTCCTGATGGTGACCGGCCAGTTCGCCGCCTACACCTTCGTGCGGCCCGTCCTGCGGGACGTCTCCGGTGTCGGCTCCGGCCTGGTCAGCACCCTGCTCCTGGGCTACGGCCTCGCCGGGGTCGCGGGCAACTTCCTGGCCGGGCCGCGCGACGCCCGCCGTACGCTGCTCACCGTCAGCGCCACCCTCACCGCCGTCCTGGCGCTGATCGCCGTCGTACCGGGTGCCGCCGCCGGGACCGCACTGCTGCTGGCCTGGGGCCTGTTCTACGGCGGGGTCTCCGTCAGCCTGCAGCGCTGGATGCTCCAGGCCGCGCCGCGGGCCGCC contains these protein-coding regions:
- a CDS encoding SSI family serine proteinase inhibitor codes for the protein MRSITRSLGLASGAMALTALTALAGTGAADAAPAGTQSLYSPSALVVSVTAGEDTANGTVLRAATLVCAPRPGGTHPAPAAACAELRAAGASLDALAAPRPDTACTREWNPVTVTAEGVWQGRRLSYTYTFGNPCGLRSTTGVLFGI
- a CDS encoding glycoside hydrolase family 5 protein codes for the protein MKSLVRVLLSVLFLAAGALPAAAAPAARPPGPAPAATSATAPAPAADTAWTPPLSTRGRYVVDARGERFRLRSGNWDGAQGSWNGSGDRTDPATHHSGQDSHGIPLGLDRVPVPALLADFRALGLNSIRLPFSNEMLHTTAPVPDAAVAANPALRGRTPLQVFDAVVAALTDAGFAVILNNHTGTTRWCCGLDGNERWNSGRSTAQWADDWVSVARRYRDNPRVVGADLYNEVRRDTWDDPNWGLGDGHDWQAASQEAADRILTEANPDLLIVVEGINWTGIPLDGLPHERPTLTPVRTLSHTLVVSGKLVYSAHFYGYTGPRHSGATGLGETHDPRYQDMSRAQLEQTLYDQAFFVSAETGTHFSAPVWISEFGIGADETGAAPRAWFQNLTSYLAGSDADFAYWPLVGWSTTAQGAPGGDSWALLRYDSTGRRSGALDPADWRTAPLTALTTAPGRTGRVPATPAWYQLSTDHRDHNASLRTRASGDWDSGARKAVCPDGARLTGLAHTGGRGLCTTSDLRAPAGGHTVVRDEAYVPPGGDWAGGYTKLQCPAGQFLIGYSLRGERVSAALCAPARTALPPAAGRTLWFDRGDNRPPGAGGGDFARGHYKGQCAPTEYAAGIAFTTRAASRPSPAALLCRPLVYGLSEVAINGGDASSGDRSATVRVAA
- a CDS encoding ArsR/SmtB family transcription factor — translated: MEPAPEPQPTLTEPDAAAVAEVMQGLASPARIRILARLLHAPCSVGELADALGLGQPTVSNHLRLLRHLDLVAGRRDGRSVVYELHDEHVTALLRQVLEHVHHGRRG
- a CDS encoding GNAT family N-acetyltransferase, with product MTGFEITGASAADMELLRTWADAEGWNPGDGDRFAFAVADPDGFLVGRRDGEPVACISAVRYGTGFGFIGFYIARPDVRGQGFGIRLWQAGMDRLKGRLVGLDGVVEQQDNYRKSGFRSAWTNMRYEGVPRPAGTAPDGGAGEADGGVEIVDAASLPFARLAAYDRRFFPEPRDAFLAAWTSLPGRTALAAVRDGRIEGLGVVRPCSGASRIGPLYAAAPEAAAALVRRLAGHAPGGEVAVDVPDANPAAAAVATGLGLTPSFETARMYTGPAPDVELAGLYGVTSLELG
- a CDS encoding GNAT family N-acetyltransferase → MFAEPVPAPVLTLRLATRTDLPVVLALLADEDRVVDPATVTVTEAYEDAFAEIDADPRNEMLVLVEDADGQGEGGTVVGCLQATYIPGLGKGGAERVLIEAVRIRADRRGGGLGRVLMERAMTRARERGCGLVQLTSNKQREDAHRFYAGLGFIRSHDGFKLGL
- a CDS encoding ATP-grasp domain-containing protein, yielding MNTTTTVLYCHDPLHDRRADSHFAAEARQVRAAGGAVALVDHDALLAGDAERAVARVPAGAGAVWYRGWMVPAERYAALDAALRGRGARLAVTPQAYRRAHELPGWYETFAALTPASRWLPAAPGEAPDGERLAALAAALPAGAGIVKDYVKSRKHEWREACHLPDLADRPAVHRVVSRFVELQDEFLAGGIVLRAFERFTGPEVRVWWRDGEPRLATPHPDHPEPAAALPAAALEPVRSAVGALGCRFVTTDLALREDGVWRVVEVGDGQVSDLHPAVDPAVLAGLLTAG
- a CDS encoding Crp/Fnr family transcriptional regulator: MSTPSSIRIAAVLSAEHRGRLMAHAREVNFPEGARLFDEGGPAQTFWIVRSGTVTLEIPLPGRRTPAPVESLGPGELVGWSWLFPPYVWQLSAEAMTPVRSYEFDGATVRMLMDADPAFGSAIGHWVGRVLAVRLHQTRTRLLDLYSPRSVAGP